The sequence below is a genomic window from Draconibacterium halophilum.
CAGGTGCTACCGGAATGGTGGGGAAAGGCGTTTTACTGGAATGTCTCGATCATGAGTCGGTTGAAAAGGTTTTGGTAATCGGAAGAAATCCGGTTGATGTAAGACATCCAAAACTGGAAGAACTCATTCACGGCGATTTTGCTGATTTCTCCACTGTAAAAACACAACTTGCCGGTTACGACGCTTGTTTTTTGTGCATGGGAATCAGTTCAGTTGGATTAAAAGAAAACGACTTTAAAAAGATCACTTATGATTATACGCTTTCGCTTGCCAAAGAACTATTTCCGCTTAACCCGGAAATGACAATCACTTATGTGTCGGGCGAAGGAACCGATTCATCAGAAAAAGGAAGGATTATGTGGGCGCGTGTTAAAGGTAAAACCGAAAACGACTTGCTTAACATGGGATTTAAGCAGGCCTTTATGTTTCGCCCGGGAGTTATTATTCCCTTGCGCGGGATAAAATCACGAACCAAAGCCTACCAGTTTATTTATGATTACTTTATGTGGCTGGTGCATTTATTTAAAGCAGTGGCACCAAATGCAGTGGTTAATACTACACAAGTCGGAAAAGCGATGATCAACGCGGCATTGTATGGCTACAATTCTGTAATTATTAAACCAAAAGACATTATTCAACTAGCTGAAAAGTAAAAACCCATTAACCATACCATTTTCGCGTACGCCCCTGCAAGTTATTCAGCGTATCGATAGTGATATTTACATCGTTCACTACCTGAAAATCGAACATACCCACACAAATAAAATCAGCACCATTCCGAAAAGCCCAGTTAAATCCATCTTCGGGTTGAATAGCACCGGCTGCCAACACTTTAAAACCCATTACCGGAACAGTGGCACGGTTCACAAAGTCAATCGTTTTATCAGGATATAAACAAAAGAGGTTATCGTGAAAACGGTT
It includes:
- a CDS encoding NAD-dependent epimerase/dehydratase family protein; protein product: MKVIITGATGMVGKGVLLECLDHESVEKVLVIGRNPVDVRHPKLEELIHGDFADFSTVKTQLAGYDACFLCMGISSVGLKENDFKKITYDYTLSLAKELFPLNPEMTITYVSGEGTDSSEKGRIMWARVKGKTENDLLNMGFKQAFMFRPGVIIPLRGIKSRTKAYQFIYDYFMWLVHLFKAVAPNAVVNTTQVGKAMINAALYGYNSVIIKPKDIIQLAEK